Proteins found in one Nocardia brasiliensis ATCC 700358 genomic segment:
- a CDS encoding PaaI family thioesterase, with protein MIDETGTMLFHQTMPFTERLGIEVLEHGPALVRSRLSWDESLCTLGGVMHGGVLMSLADATGAVCAYLNLPEGKQGTTTVESKTNFLRAVRSGYATASATPLHAGRSFIVVETEIRDDAGKLVAKVTQTQAVL; from the coding sequence ATGATCGACGAGACGGGCACCATGCTCTTCCACCAGACCATGCCGTTCACCGAGCGGCTCGGCATCGAGGTGCTCGAGCACGGTCCCGCCCTGGTGCGCAGCCGCCTCTCCTGGGACGAATCGCTGTGCACCCTGGGCGGTGTGATGCACGGCGGGGTGCTGATGTCGCTGGCCGACGCGACGGGGGCGGTGTGCGCCTATTTGAACCTGCCCGAAGGTAAACAGGGCACGACCACCGTCGAATCCAAAACGAACTTCCTACGCGCGGTTCGCTCGGGCTATGCCACCGCCTCGGCCACCCCGCTGCACGCCGGCCGCTCGTTCATCGTCGTCGAGACCGAAATACGCGACGACGCCGGGAAACTCGTCGCCAAGGTGACCCAAACCCAAGCGGTGCTCTAG
- a CDS encoding ester cyclase — protein sequence MDPYRTGEFRVEPEAETIASAAWLAEFTAGYIAGWNSGDSTAVGKCATEDTVWYDPSLGRRAAGRTAVEEFVADTVRSFPDVAYVSPFPPVLAADGKLAVVPWRMTGTHLGPIEPPGFAATGKKIDLLVVDLWQFRAGLIWRSQSSWDLTEMLLQLGLMPPRGSAAERAMARAQRVRSRLPF from the coding sequence ATGGATCCGTACCGCACCGGGGAGTTCCGCGTCGAGCCCGAGGCCGAGACGATCGCGAGCGCGGCCTGGCTGGCCGAGTTCACCGCAGGCTACATCGCGGGCTGGAACAGCGGCGACAGCACCGCGGTCGGGAAGTGCGCTACGGAAGACACCGTCTGGTACGACCCGTCGCTCGGCCGGCGCGCGGCCGGTCGCACCGCGGTCGAGGAATTCGTCGCGGACACGGTGCGATCGTTCCCGGATGTGGCCTATGTCAGTCCTTTTCCGCCCGTGCTCGCCGCGGACGGCAAACTGGCGGTGGTGCCGTGGCGGATGACCGGCACGCACCTCGGCCCCATCGAGCCGCCCGGGTTCGCCGCCACCGGCAAGAAGATAGATCTGCTGGTGGTCGACCTCTGGCAGTTCCGGGCGGGGCTCATCTGGCGCAGCCAGTCGAGCTGGGATCTCACCGAGATGTTGTTGCAGCTGGGGCTGATGCCACCCCGGGGCAGCGCCGCCGAACGCGCGATGGCCCGCGCGCAGCGGGTACGGTCCCGGCTGCCGTTCTGA
- a CDS encoding SDR family oxidoreductase, which produces MTRTKILITGASAGLGAAMARDFASKGRDLALCARRLDALTALRAELCAAHPGITVAVRALDVDDHPAVPRVFGELRDELGGLDRVIVNAGIGKGAVLGTGRADANIATATTNFVSALAQAEAALEIFRAQHAGHLVLVSSMSAIRGLPGKKAAYSASKAGLAALGQALSTELASSPIAVTTLLPGFIATDMAAKAGDARLVAPLAKGVAAMVGAIEKEQRRACVPAWPWRLIDLVLPRLPGAVVQRLG; this is translated from the coding sequence ATGACGCGGACGAAGATTCTGATCACCGGCGCGAGCGCCGGGCTCGGCGCGGCGATGGCCCGCGATTTCGCGAGCAAGGGCCGCGATCTCGCGCTGTGCGCTCGTCGCCTGGACGCGTTGACCGCGCTGCGTGCCGAGCTGTGCGCCGCACACCCCGGCATCACGGTCGCCGTCCGCGCACTCGACGTCGACGACCATCCGGCGGTGCCGCGGGTGTTCGGCGAGTTACGCGACGAACTCGGCGGGCTGGACCGGGTGATCGTCAACGCGGGCATCGGCAAGGGCGCGGTGCTCGGCACCGGCCGCGCGGACGCCAATATCGCTACGGCGACAACGAATTTCGTCAGTGCGCTGGCCCAGGCCGAGGCGGCGTTGGAGATCTTCCGCGCCCAGCACGCCGGACACCTGGTGCTGGTGTCCTCGATGAGCGCGATTCGCGGGCTGCCGGGCAAGAAGGCCGCGTACTCGGCGAGCAAGGCCGGTCTCGCCGCGCTCGGGCAGGCGCTGTCCACCGAACTGGCGAGCTCGCCGATCGCCGTCACCACGCTGCTGCCCGGGTTCATCGCCACCGACATGGCCGCCAAGGCCGGTGACGCGCGCTTGGTGGCGCCGCTGGCGAAAGGCGTCGCGGCGATGGTCGGCGCGATCGAAAAGGAACAGCGCCGGGCGTGCGTGCCGGCGTGGCCGTGGCGGCTGATCGATCTGGTGCTGCCGCGGTTGCCGGGTGCGGTGGTCCAGCGCCTCGGCTGA
- a CDS encoding sigma-70 family RNA polymerase sigma factor, translated as MHDRFARAVVIGPVRRDISGMTCARLESGRTARRPVPCGAACAGLCTDAGLAAVLASDRALLHWRAVRMLGDSGLAEQAVQESLLRAWRSCAYFDETKGTVRTWLLTILRNVVIDIARSRAARPGDSGWDEIGELSDVRYAHPDFSEGLVDGLLVAELLARLPASQREAVVEVILRDRAYQEVADDIGVPVGTVKTRVHYALRSLRRLPRGA; from the coding sequence ATGCATGACCGGTTCGCCCGCGCTGTTGTCATCGGTCCGGTCCGCCGCGATATCTCAGGTATGACGTGTGCTCGGCTCGAGTCCGGCCGGACAGCTCGGCGGCCGGTCCCCTGCGGTGCGGCCTGCGCGGGGTTGTGTACCGACGCGGGCCTCGCGGCGGTATTGGCGAGCGACCGGGCTCTGCTGCACTGGCGTGCCGTGCGGATGCTGGGCGACAGCGGCTTGGCCGAACAAGCGGTGCAGGAGTCGCTGCTGCGGGCGTGGCGTTCGTGCGCGTACTTCGACGAAACCAAGGGCACCGTGCGCACCTGGCTGTTGACCATCCTGCGCAACGTCGTCATCGACATTGCCCGCTCGCGCGCCGCGCGTCCCGGCGACAGCGGTTGGGACGAGATCGGCGAACTGAGCGACGTCCGCTACGCCCACCCCGACTTCTCGGAGGGCCTGGTCGACGGACTCCTCGTCGCCGAATTGCTCGCCCGGCTACCCGCCTCGCAGCGCGAAGCGGTGGTCGAGGTGATCCTGCGCGACCGCGCCTACCAAGAAGTGGCCGACGATATCGGCGTCCCCGTAGGCACCGTGAAAACCCGCGTCCACTACGCCCTGCGCTCCCTGCGCAGGCTGCCCCGCGGCGCCTGA
- a CDS encoding TetR/AcrR family transcriptional regulator codes for MNERIPAGTAELAAPLEHSPDPLNTALRDRLIDATVEVVSTQGLHALTVRRVSGMCGVSTMAVYSNFGGMAGLIRAAGSAGFALLGARMDEFDMTDDPITDLLVLGLVFRDEAQRRPELFQLMFGTGSQRIDMKINRGNVLVAENDSEFEHYQETFDHVVDTVRRAQEAHLIDTPDVRSAAAQLWMGLFGFVQLEMAGHLGDEGLLEVLVPAIMNLLIGMGAEMDEIGRSVIEAMERFTAVD; via the coding sequence ATGAACGAACGTATACCCGCAGGGACTGCGGAACTCGCCGCGCCGCTGGAGCATTCACCGGACCCGCTCAACACCGCCCTGCGCGACCGGCTCATCGACGCGACCGTCGAGGTGGTGTCCACGCAAGGCCTGCACGCGCTGACCGTGCGCCGCGTATCCGGCATGTGCGGCGTCTCGACGATGGCGGTGTACTCCAACTTCGGCGGCATGGCGGGTCTCATCCGGGCGGCGGGGTCGGCGGGTTTCGCGCTGCTCGGCGCGCGGATGGACGAATTCGATATGACCGACGATCCGATCACGGATCTGCTGGTGCTCGGACTGGTCTTCCGGGACGAGGCGCAACGCAGGCCCGAACTTTTCCAACTGATGTTCGGCACCGGATCGCAGCGCATCGATATGAAGATCAATCGCGGCAATGTCCTTGTCGCCGAGAATGATTCAGAATTCGAACATTATCAGGAGACGTTCGACCACGTGGTCGACACGGTGCGCCGGGCACAAGAGGCCCACCTGATCGACACCCCCGATGTGCGCTCCGCCGCCGCGCAGCTGTGGATGGGCCTGTTCGGCTTCGTCCAACTGGAGATGGCCGGACACCTCGGCGACGAAGGATTGCTCGAAGTACTCGTGCCCGCGATCATGAACCTGCTCATCGGCATGGGCGCGGAAATGGACGAGATCGGGCGCTCGGTGATCGAGGCGATGGAACGGTTCACCGCGGTCGACTGA
- a CDS encoding MFS transporter — protein MLRTPATTSAPNARTGRLAVAAVTLAIFAIVTTEILPIGLLTSIGADFTVSDGNAGLMMAAPGLIAAVAAPVVTVASGRIDRRIMLCLFMFLLVTANVLMAVASAYPLVLVSRVLVGVTIGGFWSIAAGLAERLVPTAAVPRATAVIFAAVPLGSVLGVPAGTLFGEIAGWRVTFAALGALSALVLGMLVVFLPPLPARRGTDAAVLRILLRGSNIRFALLVTFLVVFAHFGTYTYVTPFLEQVPRLGPGLVTLVLLSYGVAGILGNFLGGATISRYPRATFGCAAALIALAALLLPVLGRSLPGALCLLVVWGLGYGAVPVSSQAWFAKAAPTVPEAAAVLFTAAFQATFALGALAGGGVLDRTTPSTLLMLGGLTAALVLVPVAVHALRRHTWPDPTPLPRG, from the coding sequence ATGCTCCGAACTCCCGCAACGACATCCGCGCCGAACGCGCGAACCGGCCGGCTCGCCGTCGCCGCGGTGACCCTCGCGATCTTCGCGATCGTCACCACCGAGATCCTGCCGATCGGACTGCTCACCTCGATCGGTGCCGACTTCACCGTCTCCGACGGCAACGCCGGGCTGATGATGGCCGCGCCCGGACTGATCGCCGCCGTCGCCGCGCCCGTGGTGACCGTCGCGTCCGGCCGGATCGATCGCCGAATCATGTTGTGCCTGTTCATGTTCCTGCTCGTCACCGCGAACGTGCTGATGGCCGTGGCATCCGCGTACCCGCTCGTGCTGGTGTCCCGGGTGCTCGTCGGCGTCACCATCGGCGGCTTCTGGTCCATCGCGGCCGGGCTGGCCGAGCGCCTCGTGCCCACCGCCGCGGTGCCCCGGGCCACCGCGGTGATCTTCGCCGCGGTGCCGCTCGGCTCCGTGCTCGGCGTGCCCGCGGGCACGTTGTTCGGCGAGATAGCGGGCTGGCGCGTGACTTTCGCGGCGCTCGGCGCACTGTCCGCGCTGGTACTCGGCATGCTGGTGGTGTTCCTGCCGCCGCTGCCCGCCCGCCGCGGCACCGACGCGGCCGTGCTGCGCATCCTGCTGCGCGGCAGCAATATTCGATTCGCGTTGCTGGTCACGTTTCTCGTCGTCTTCGCCCATTTCGGTACCTACACCTACGTGACGCCGTTTCTCGAGCAGGTGCCCCGGCTCGGCCCGGGTCTGGTCACGCTCGTGCTGCTGAGCTACGGGGTCGCGGGCATTCTCGGCAATTTCCTGGGCGGTGCCACGATCTCCCGGTACCCGCGCGCCACCTTCGGGTGCGCCGCGGCGCTCATCGCGCTCGCCGCGCTGCTGCTGCCGGTGCTCGGCCGATCACTGCCGGGCGCGCTGTGCCTGCTCGTCGTCTGGGGGCTCGGCTACGGCGCGGTACCGGTGTCCTCGCAGGCCTGGTTCGCCAAGGCCGCCCCGACAGTGCCGGAGGCCGCCGCCGTGCTGTTCACCGCCGCGTTCCAGGCCACGTTCGCCCTCGGCGCGCTCGCCGGGGGCGGCGTGCTCGACCGGACGACGCCCAGCACGCTGCTGATGCTCGGCGGACTGACCGCGGCGCTCGTGCTCGTCCCGGTGGCGGTGCACGCCTTGCGACGCCACACCTGGCCGGACCCCACACCATTACCCCGGGGGTAA